The Betta splendens chromosome 24, fBetSpl5.4, whole genome shotgun sequence DNA window ATCAATCGTAGGTCCAGCAGGTCACGCTCTGACACATCACATGTGCATATTTCCGTTAAAAGCTACAAAAAACAGCAGGCAACGTGATAAACAGTGATCATTCCTGTTGTAACAGCTGATGACTGATCTGGAAAGTAAATGACATCAACCACTGACGCTAAACAGTCAAGATCATGAAGTCATAGGAGTATTTTATGTACGAGTGCCCTTCTTCCATCGCCCACCAGGGAGAGGAGgaccgttgccatggagaccggGTGTCAGAACATCCAGCTGTGTTCCACCATCCTGAAGATCGCCTTCCCCCCGGAGCAGATCGGCCCGCTCTTCCTCTTCCCCATGGTCTACATCATCTTCCAGGTGACAGAGGCGCTGGCGCTCGTCGTGCTGTTCAGGTGTCACCAGAGGTTCACGCAGGAAGACAAAGGTAAACGACGGAAGAGCGTTTCTGTTGCACAGACgtctgtagttttattgtgtaggaACAGAACGCACACTTTTAAATgagtgaaacagcagcaaatattTTTCAGGTTATGGTAAAGAAGCCTGAAATTAGTCTATTAGGAGAAACAATGAGCAAATGCTACAATGTAGAATTAATAAATGTAGCTATTCATCAGCAAATATACTTCAATCAGCCAAATACTTAACTGTGATGAAGTATTTGTTACATCACATCTCTGAAATAATGACAAATATTTAAGGATTCTttttataaaacattaaaacctgCTGCATCTTCAGGGTCTGTGGTACTCGGTGCTATCCGTTTCTTTGTATCCTGTTTTTTTGCCAAAGCCCCTTTTTTCTAACCTACAGGAGCACAGATCACAACAGGAGACAAACCGAGGGACAACTCTGAGGGGGTGGTGTGAGCAGGGACATGAAGCTGATGGAGAGCGACTAAAGCCTGAAGttcaacagctgctgcacatgtATCTGTAGGGAGGTCGCACTATATGTTCATAATATCTGCTATTCACTTACAGTATTTTCTCAATTGCTGATTTGTAATATGTAAATTTATTTGTAAATGTATCATTATaaaccacagaaacacaaagttcATGACTTAGTTCAAATGAGTCTTGCTGCACCATACAAAGGTCCATACGccacttaaaataaaatatgtacaaAACAGTTTTCTCCTCGAAGCTGGTTTTACATGTTCTTTGAATTACATTTGTacagatgaaaaataaaagcctgcaaAACGTcctaaacaaaaacattcattacAACTGCATTAACGCACATCCAAGTGTTCACCAAACTCAAACATCAGACACATTCAAACAAAAGGTTTGTCACTGCAGGAACCTGCTGTGCTTAACGGTCCACCCGTCCTTGATACCGGACCCAGCTCCAGGTACTGGTTGTTTTTAAACTACATGCTGGCATCctagatcacagcagctgcactagGAGCAGGGGAAGAGGCCAAAGGCCCGAAAACATGCTGAAAGCGAAGCCTTCACAAAAAGGACCCAGCTGCACATCTCAGCGTCCCAGCACCGGCGAGGAAGACGGGCTCCGTCTGAGCTTCTGCTGCGGTCATGGGCCCGGCGGCCGTGACCCGAGACGCTGGCACAGCCAAGGAGCTGCACCCTCCATGGATGAACATGTTCAAACGTGGAGTCACTGGGTGTAAACATACATACGGGCCCATTCAGTGTAGGTTtggaaattgtttttatttaatttaaaggtcttttaatgacaataaaaatgGACTGACCGTCCGTCTCTAACAACCTGAAGACAGCGATggaaaaaaagccaaaaacgggaaaaacccaaacataaaaaaataaataaacttacAAAAACTTGTCTCATCTGTGTCTCACTAGTGTTCATGAGAGCTCCAGTCTGCTGACTACTCCGAGCTGATTCTACTGCTTTCTACAGCCGATTTCCCTAATACTTGAACGCGGTTAGCGCTGACTGTCGGTGGAAGGCGAGCGGGAGCGCGAtctggaccgggaccgggagCGGGACCGGGAGGCCGAGGCTCTCTGAGCGGGCGGGGGCGAGTGCGGGCTGGCCGACTTGCTCGTCTTGGAGCGCTTGGCGGCCTCCTTGGACTTGGACGACGGCGACGAGGCGCCGCCGGCGGGGGAGGCGCTGCGTgagcgggagcgggagcgggagcgtgagcgtgagcgtgagcgGGAGCGGCCCTTGCCGGGGCTGCGGGAGCGTCGGGGGGAGCGCGATGCGGAGCGACCACGAGACCGAGACCGAGACCGAGAGcgcgagcgagaggaggagtCGGACCGGGATCGACTCCTCGAcctgaggaagaaggagaagaatcAGGATGAAGCAAGTGCAGAACTCAGAGCATCCAGTTTGTGTCGCGTGGCGGCTCCAGCAGGAAACCCACCTCTTCTTTGCTGCTTCAATAAGCTTGATTTTTCTGCCATTGATTTCCTTTCCAGACAGTTTCTCAAGGGCATTTTTCAGATCGCTGTAAGAGGCAAACTCAACGACCCTGTAAAACCAACACAAGGcatcacaattaaaaacaacacaccagCCACGTGCCCGTTGGAGCGACTGGACACTGCGCCTCACCCTTCATTGAGCTTGGGTCGATGTGCGTCAGCGAATGTCACTTCTCCAGCTTGTCTCATGAAATCTTTCAAGTCCTATATTCGTAAACAACAGTCAACTCACGGAGAGGCTCAGGACACACAGAGGATGAATCATTAAACAGGTCTGATATACCTCAAAAGAGAGATGGTTAGATTGTCTGAGAAAGCTATAAAGGCTACTGCAGAGAAGGCGGATGAGTCCAAGGCACTAAAAACTGTTCTGGCAGCCAAATATTGGattttatacaaaaataaacgttgaaaaaggtttgtgtgtgcCAATTCAGAGACCAATCAAAAAACAATGACAGTAACATTACTGAGGCTGAATATCTGCAACAGTTTTAAAATGCTTGGACCCACAGCTCATTACATTTACAGACGGCTGAACGCCGTCTGAACTGCATTGGAGCCGCCTGGGCAGCGTTTGGCATCCAGAGCCCCACTTTTCCTGGCAAGGAGGTCAGGGCTCCGCGCCGGAAGCGGCCCTGTCTCGGCACCCCACCTCAATAAAGAGAGTGAACAGGGTGGAAGAGAGGAAACTACTACCTGAGAGCGATACCCTTTGGGGTGGGCCGCAGGCTCTCCGAGCCCACCATAACCTCAGGATAACAGCAGATTAAATCCACGGGCACCTGGGATGAATTCACACTCTCTCGCGATGTGCGGGAACACCacagggggaggggaggggggatatCGATCGAAGCCCCTCAAATTAACGAACCATCGATCAATACGCCACCGCCATCGACTCTCACTCTttgctctcctttctctctgccaCCTCTCTGTTTCTCTCGCTCTCAACCACACAGCGGGCGTTGCAAGCGAGCGAAGGGGCCGCCAGCGCCTCTAGTGTGGAGCGAGCGCTCACAAGACCAGCGGGCATCAACTAGGAGTAGGACACAATGGCTGACAGCTCAGGCTCAACCCAGACAGAAGGACCCAGAAGGGGTTAACTCCACCATAAGCGAGCTCTTCCATATGACACAACAGTCAGGCTGGCAAATAAAGGGGTGAAGAATTGGTTAAAATTTGAAAACAGGAACAAATGaattgttttgttgctgttacTACTTTCTGAACTATTAATGCTCAAATGATCAAAGCAATGATTTTGGGCTTTACAATAGATTACTGATAAACTATTAGCTACATACATCATTACAATCAATTATTTCATTTAGACAGAGCTGTTTAATCTGTTTAGCATCTAGATATGTGTATGTATGCTGCTGGTGGCAGACTGCTGCAGCTTCTAAAGCTGGCTATGTGTCAAAACGTGCTCATACTGACCTGCCAGCTGACGCGAGAGGACAAGTTCTCCACAATCAGGCGATTTTCAGTGCGCATCGGAGGCGGATTTCGGCTGAAAGAGAGAGACCTCGGGGGTCACGACGGATCCTCGCCGGTTTGAACGACCGAACGGCTGTTACGAAAGGCGCGTCGTACCTCCGACTGTTCTGGGAACCGCGGCCGTAGCGGTCGGAGAAACGTCCCCCTCCGCCGCTGCCCCCCCGACCACGGCCGCCACGCAGGCGAACGCGGGCGTGCTCAATGGTCACCCTGAGATCGAGCAGAGGACACGGAGGCATCAGATCACTTCAAACGTGTGGTGACGTTCAACAACAGAGCAAAAAATTAAACCCTTACCTTTCATTACACAGCTCTTTGCCATCGAGCTCATACACTGCATCCTCAGCATCTCTGGGGTCGTCAAACTCCTACAGCAAAAGGACATTACGGCGTTCATACTTAACACAGTGGTCTGAGATAACGGAGGAACTGGGAGCACTGGCAATGAACTGGGAGCACTGGCAGTGCAACATATTCCAGTTACAGTAAGACTTGATGCAAGAGCAcgctttgactgacagctctggaCGCCAGACTCCCTGGAGGTTAATTAAAGGGAGGGGCTCTCCTGCACCACAGACGCCTTTAAGAGCGTAAATACACGCATGTTGTAGCTTCGCTGTGTTACTTTCATCTCTTATGTGGGATGAGGACGCAGTGTCACTCTGCCTCCGCAGACGTCTGTCGTGACCTACTTCGACGTAGCATCGCGCCGCTCACCACAAACCCGAAGCCTCTCTTCAGGTCGATGTCTCGGATGCGGCCGTAGCCCTTGAAGAACCGCTCCACGTCCTTCTCCCGAGCCGAGGGGCTGAGTCGGCCGATGAAAATGCGACATCCGCTCATCTCGAGGCCGTCGGCGGTGGCTCTAGACACAGACACGCGCAGAGAAACGCCCGTCAGAGCGGCACAGCGCGCGCCCCTGCGTCGTTCTGCTACGAAGCTAACCGTTAGCATTAGCCACCTGTGAGGCCTAGCCAGTGTTACCCTAATTCAATTAAGCCGCGCTGCAAGCTCATATAAGACAATTTCAAGTAACGATAAAATGCATGTTAAGCTAATAGTAAACGCGTGAACTGCGCGTTTTAATCGCTGTGCACAAACCTTTCAGGCTGGTCCTGCTCGTATTTTTGCTGGAGGTCGACAGAGACCGCAGACTACACAATCAAACAAAATGGAGCCGCTGTCAGGGAGGGGCTCTACGTACGTAGGGCATTGCTGACACTGCAGCACACGGAAAAAGCCGAACGGTTCCGAACACGATCCGGCGTGTAATGCCGAGTCTGGCCACTAGGTGTCTCTCAGACACAGTGATACAGAGGACGACCACATTGGTTTATGTACAGAGCGGCTTAACCCTCTGGGCGCCATATTCTATAAATGCTAATAATAAGAATTAAACGAGAGGGAAATTatagtaaaacacattttaagaaAGATAgattttcaaattaaagcacacattgtttttatatagttttaaaTGGAGTAGACGCTCCTTAGGTCATTCTACTGTCTAATCAACCTTCGCccttgttgtactgtacatattggCTAATCATTGACTCAGTGGAGCACAGTCATAACAGTACTGTGAAAAGTATAATTGCACAACAGTTAAGAGGTCTTCCACTGTGACTTATTTACTATCATATCTTTAGTCACGGGTCAGAAGAAAATAGTCAGACGCggaattttaataataataaagtagaCGCATCATCTTCCACATTCAAAAGAAAGCTTTAATTAGAAAGTTATATACACactgtaaaattaaattaaactttatacaaatattaaattacTATCTTCACACCCATTTCCATGTACAGAGGAAAAACCAAAGCTGAAAGCGTTGAAACTCAATCAGGATGTGtacttttttaaaaatctgcTATTTTCAGGGACGCAACACCGTACAACAGTGCTTCTGAACGCAACATGAACTTCAGGTTCTTTTCTTTTATATCCCATAACATTATAATGCCTTATAGCAAAAGAGAAGCAATGAACTAGTGAAATATAGGTGCTTATACgttcatcatcataatcatcacgGTAGCTGGAAAAGCTaggggaggacagaggaggaaggacaaTCCTTTAGTTGTGTccacaataaatgtaaacttATTGATAAATACATAAAGACAGTTTTATGCATAGAATAGAAAAAAAGAGTAAGGCCATTGgggaaaaaagaacaaaactgtAAAGCAACCAATGCAGAGGCCCAAGATTAtacataaaaacaaagacaatgtACAAGTCTAAGGCAACATTCTGTTTGCATTAATAAACGTAGCCATCGACAATGACAGACAGCCACAGATgccaaataaaactgaaa harbors:
- the srsf5b gene encoding serine and arginine rich splicing factor 5b isoform X2, which translates into the protein MSGCRIFIGRLSPSAREKDVERFFKGYGRIRDIDLKRGFGFVEFDDPRDAEDAVYELDGKELCNERVTIEHARVRLRGGRGRGGSGGGGRFSDRYGRGSQNSRSRNPPPMRTENRLIVENLSSRVSWQDLKDFMRQAGEVTFADAHRPKLNEGVVEFASYSDLKNALEKLSGKEINGRKIKLIEAAKKSDSTFEHVHPWRVQLLGCASVSGHGRRAHDRSRSSDGARLPRRCWDAEMCSWVLFVKASLSACFRAFGLFPCS
- the srsf5b gene encoding serine and arginine rich splicing factor 5b isoform X1, whose amino-acid sequence is MSGCRIFIGRLSPSAREKDVERFFKGYGRIRDIDLKRGFGFVEFDDPRDAEDAVYELDGKELCNERVTIEHARVRLRGGRGRGGSGGGGRFSDRYGRGSQNSRSRNPPPMRTENRLIVENLSSRVSWQDLKDFMRQAGEVTFADAHRPKLNEGVVEFASYSDLKNALEKLSGKEINGRKIKLIEAAKKRSRSRSRSDSSSRSRSRSRSRSRGRSASRSPRRSRSPGKGRSRSRSRSRSRSRSRSRSASPAGGASSPSSKSKEAAKRSKTSKSASPHSPPPAQRASASRSRSRSRSRSRSRSPSTDSQR